From a single Vibrio toranzoniae genomic region:
- a CDS encoding septal ring lytic transglycosylase RlpA family protein, producing the protein MSIKTFPKKASLVDELPIKKIVSILGLAILINGCSSQQPTGRYDIDSDIAPDAPISVEHLEDAHPQYEPYSLGGNTDYTLRGENYKIVQKTQGFTEKGKASWYGKKFHGHLTSNGEIYDMYSMSAAHKTLPIPSYVKVTNTDNNKTTIVRINDRGPFHEGRIIDLSYAAAYKLDVLRTGTANVEIEVITVAMPTDANKKATLPQFIIQVATSRHKDRTENLAKDLGGKLAVATFLQSNDDNYRLMLGPFHDYALTQEKLKQVKLMGYPSAYIKKHTLTR; encoded by the coding sequence ATGTCTATTAAAACGTTTCCAAAAAAAGCATCCTTGGTTGATGAACTGCCAATCAAAAAAATAGTCTCTATCTTAGGGCTAGCGATTTTAATTAATGGTTGTTCTTCACAGCAGCCAACAGGCCGCTACGATATTGATTCAGATATTGCACCAGACGCACCTATCTCGGTAGAGCATTTAGAGGACGCTCACCCTCAGTATGAACCGTACAGCTTAGGTGGTAACACGGATTACACTCTGCGTGGCGAAAACTACAAAATAGTACAAAAGACCCAAGGGTTTACTGAGAAAGGCAAAGCCTCTTGGTACGGTAAGAAATTTCATGGTCATTTAACGTCTAATGGCGAGATCTACGACATGTATTCGATGTCTGCAGCGCACAAAACATTACCCATTCCAAGCTATGTAAAAGTGACGAATACCGACAATAACAAAACCACGATTGTTCGTATCAATGACCGCGGCCCATTTCATGAAGGCCGAATCATTGACCTTAGTTATGCGGCGGCTTACAAGCTCGATGTTTTGAGAACGGGCACGGCTAATGTGGAGATTGAAGTCATCACAGTCGCTATGCCGACCGATGCGAATAAAAAAGCCACTTTACCTCAATTTATCATTCAGGTTGCCACATCTCGGCATAAAGACAGAACTGAGAACTTAGCCAAAGATCTAGGTGGAAAGCTTGCAGTAGCAACCTTCTTACAGTCAAATGATGATAACTACCGTCTGATGCTTGGGCCATTTCATGACTATGCGCTGACTCAAGAGAAATTAAAACAGGTTAAGCTTATGGGTTACCCGTCAGCTTATATAAAAAAACACACACTAACTCGCTAA